The Aquila chrysaetos chrysaetos chromosome W unlocalized genomic scaffold, bAquChr1.4 W_unloc_8, whole genome shotgun sequence genome includes the window CTCAAACACATCATGGGGCTCATTAGGATACAGAAAGCTCTAGGAAGCCATGTTTCTTCCTGCAATTCTCTTCAAGTCTTCAAGACTTGTACAGCTAGTTAGAAAAATTTCATAGTGTAGTTAAGGAGGAAGATTTCAAAGTGCACCTATacccatgatttttttcttttaaagggtagttttttattacttttcagtttaaagaagAGGTAATAGAAGCATTCTCCAAGTGATAATGATCCAGAGTGTCTCCTCTGGAGGTCTGGACAACTAGGAAAAGCAGTCCCTTGAGGTCTGACACTGTGTGGACACCCTTGCTCCTCACCTCTCAAACCTCACCACTTCtgaccttggccacctggggcTTACATCTCTGTTCCTTGCCTCAGGCTTCTCCACTGATCTCTACAGCTGGAGGTTACAGCTCCATTGCAtcatctccctcctgctctccttaGAGAACTGGCTGCACACAGGCTCAgaagaatttttcctgtttgcaagcaaagcaaagaaaatcatgATGAAGTTTCATAAACAATAAGTCACAGTCCTCAACCACATGCGACGTACAAGCTGCCCCTAATGAGGCTGCCTTTCTACAAGGGACAGTCTTATGAGAAATGTTTGTGACAGATACGAAAAAGTTAGAGATAAACACAATTAAAGAATTGGCTAAAGAGACAATTAGGCTACTGGAGGACAGGCAAGCTTTTAGCTCCCTGAAGCTCAAAGCAGCTGCATAGGTGAGAGGTATCTTGAtgaacaaagagaaagggaaggagagcagtgGAGCATAAGGGAAAGGGCCTTTGCCTAGGCAGTCTGCATCTGAAAAGATGACTTTCAGAAATGGTCATTGTATCAGGACACGTGTAAGTATATGAAAGACTAGAGCAACTAAATACACCGTAGGACAGGCAGAATAGTGGTAAGGAAGTTACAGGGGAGGACTGATATTTCTTTGGAATGTCCTCTTTAAAGGGTCGTGGAATTGGTAGGGGATgggagtttcagctgcagagtcacACACTGATCTTGTGGGTCCTCCCATGCAGCTGTGTCCATGGGAACaagtgtcccagctttcctATAATCTGAGGGGTTATGCTCAATGCcgtctgtggggctggggaatgAGCTGATTCTCCCTTACAGAGATGCCAGCACATTAGGTCACTTGGCTATCACCTCCAAGTGTCCTTCCAAGCTGTTAGCTGCCCTGCAGGATGCAAACCTGTCTCATAGCAGTTTTCTGTTATCGGAAAGCCCcatggagaagcacagagatgctgtGAGTGAGGAAATGCTCTTGGGTTGGTGAAATGAGCCCGGTGTGTCCTTGACTAGAAGCAGGGTGCTGAGACTTTGAGACAGGATGAGACATTTGGTGGTCTGCAGTGGTTGTCTCTGCTCTGAGTAGTGTCTGGTGGCTTTTCACGGTAACATGGGAGCATGATCACCCTCCATCTCAGAAAGGTGCAAGCACAGTGAAAGTGGGAACTagacagaaggacagagcagctccccctctctctgcacTAAGCCACAGGCAATCCTCTTGACTTGCCTGGCTCACGCTGCTCTCCAGGagtgcagcagaaatgctgaagtttcCTGAGATCTAAGTAAATTCCCCAGGGGCAATGTGGGCAGctgtaaaaaaagcaagaaCTCTTAAACTCGTTTTACCTTCCCGGTCCCTTAGCAGATGGGAGTGCAGATGCTGACAAGCCCTTCTGCGTTAGGAGCGGTTTCAGCTGACAAAGTCAAACACCAGACTGGCCCCTGCCTCCACCGTTCCCATGaacccactgctgcagagcagggctgacttTTCAAGAGCCCATGGGCAGAGGCCCTGCTCTTCATTACACGCTCGGCCAGCACCAAACAGGGCTCCAGCCGCAGGCCTGAAGGAAGGTCtcctagaaaaggaaaagtgtctgtgtgtgtagGAGTGGGAGGGTCTATGGGAAATGGCTTTGATATTGCTCAGAGAATAATGCCCTGACTCTTCAGtgtcttttttctactttgacAGCACCCCAttcccagaggaagaaaatgtccaaTGGTAGCTCCATCACCCAGTTCCTTCTCCTGGCATTTGCTGACAcatgggagctgcagctcttgcacttctggctcttcctgggcatctacctggctgccctcctggccaatGGCCTCATCATCACCGCCATAGCCTGTGACCACCACCTCCACACacccatgtacttcttcctcctcaacctcGCCTTCCTTGACTtgggctccatctccaccactgtccccaaagccaTGGCCAATTCCCTGTGGGACAAGAGGGTCATCTCCTGTGCAGGATGTGTTGCACAGGTCTTTCTGTTAGTCTTTGTGATCTCAGCAgattgttttcttctcactgtcatGGCCTATGACCGCTACGCTGCCATTtgcaaacccctgcactacgggaccctcctgggcagcagagcttgtgtccacatggcagcagctgcctggggctgtgggTTCCTctatgctgtgctgcacactgccAATACCTTTTCACTATCCTTCTGCCAAGGCAATTCTgtggaccagttcttctgtgaaatcccccagatcctcaagctctcctgctcagatgCCTACCTCAGGGAAGTTGGGGTACTTGCAGTTAGTGTCTGTTTTAcatttggttgttttgttttcattgtgctgtcctatgggcagatcttcagggctgtgctgaggatcCCCTCCGAGCAGGGAcggcacaaagccttttccacgtGCCTCCCTCACCTCGCTGTGGTCTCCTTGTTTGTAAGCACTGGCACGATGTCCTACCTGAagcccccctccatctcctccccatccctagACCTGGTGCTGGCAGTTCTGTACTCAGTGGTGCCTCTAGCCATGAACCCCCTCATCTACAGCATGAGAAACCAGGAGATCAAGGATGCCCTGAGGAAACTAATCACTGGatgcttttcagaagcaagaaACTGACTCTTGTCTTCTGCATAGTACTTATATCTCATTACAGACCCAACCTGTCTTTTGCTGATCTTTTTATGGTGATTTTGggtgtggttttatttcttctatttcactTTGGTTTACTTATCTGAAtgctttccacaaaaaaaatgtctttattccTCCGGTTTGTAATTCAGAGTATATCCAGCTTTTGTGTGCCCTGGAGGCTGTGCAAATGAGGAGCCGTACCCTCtgtgtgtttaaacaaaataaaggtcCCTGCAGTGACTTGTTCTTCTGATTTCCTTCCTCCAAGAtcttccctgcagctgcagggagcagtgcctgtgtgcagaggggaagaagaaaagagtcctggcacagcagcactgccagggagTACCAGCGCTTGGTCTTTCCCAAACTGCTCTCTTCCCACTtccatgctttccttctgaactCTTGGGTTGGTGGAAGGCCTGAGTGCTCTTCAAGCTTGGTTAGAGTCCTGCCGTGTGGCAGGGCTGTGACTGCAggcaaggacaggcagggggCACTTGTGTGACAGAGCTGGCCTCCATAGCAGCATTTCCATCATACAAGGGGATCTCCTCAGGCCTTGTGCCTTTGATACCGCCCATCCCTGGGGCTCAGcctgttactgatttgtcattaatttgttattagttagaattaatcatatttagttttaatattttaacaaaatcatatgtatgttgtattttatatatttaaccaccaaccagtgtctgctgtaaaatcccctgtatagccccgtatcaaggccggagaaattggctaaaatcatctagtagtaacatttagaacttagataataagataaagaaatacctgacaacggggtggtgtaagagttgtcagtacgttacctgacaacggcctgtttggaacgcagtGGCCGATCCCcaaggatagaatgtgcagtacaaggctcctggaaggtccctggctagagccgttagagataaccgcatagctactgtcaaaaaggatggattgcacctgttgccataacatcgatgaagaaatcataaactctagatgaactttgcttcattataataccaaaacacacctcccAGTCAAAAactacccgcctccaagacttatCACGCCTCGGAGAAACCTTCACTGCGCCTgtgtaaaggacatttacatatgctaatgatttcccagaagtctaatgaatatgtataacttttcttggaaatctaatgaatatgtatcgataagtcttaatataaggtgtattgttttggagACAGGCgtgcgtggtttgtgagaggactcgcccatgcacccggccgtcaataaagaagtgtctgcttatctacactaaattggtgttgataagttcttcattccgagcttttcaGTAACAAGCCCTCTCCACCCccgaggagctgctgtgcccttcagagggtctggggctgtggggtgagtgcccagagctctgccgcACCCTGTGGTGGGCACTGCTGTGGGGCCATGCCagactgggctgtgctggggagagggcaggggaggtgggaagagTTTAGGGGGAGGTGGTCTGGGCTGGGAAGTgcccaggagagaaaaatatcagtgtatAGCTTGTAGTGTGTGACCATGCAGGGCAAGGAGTCACACCGGGGGTTTGTCATTTAGAGACAGGGCTTGTGGCAAGCATGGAAGACATGCAGGTGTAGGGGAGAGGAGGAGTCTGGTCTGTGCCCTTGGCAGTGTGGACAGACAGGGAAGGTGGCTCAGGGCCTTTGTCACCCCCAGCATCTCTCATTTGCCACTTCCAGCACTTGCTGTTCACCTCAGGTTTACGGGTGAGTTTTGCTGTGAGGCCACCTCCACCTTCCCGCTGGTCCTAAGGGCTGGTTTGGGGGAAcagacagccctgcccagcaTCTCTGCTTCCCCAGACCCTGGCAgaccctggagcagagctgtctgcaaaGCTCCACATGGTGCAAGGCTGCGGCAGGGCATGGGTCAGGTGCTGGGGAAGCTGCAAAAGTAGGAAGGTCATGCGGGAACTGTGATCTGAAGGCCATCTTAGGGATCACAATGGGGGGAAGGTCCCCACCCCTGactctcccctttcccatgTTGTGCCTGCACAATGGGGCCGTGCGTCCATGTATGGtcagtggggctgggccagcaCAGGGACAAGGCACTGACAGGGGCCgtgaagcagctgccaggaggtgCCATCATGGACACTTGTTCTAAAAATTGTATACCAGAGGCTAATGCCTGAGAACTCATAGCTATTTTTGTCatgtaaaaagacaaaaaaatctaaatagcTTCAGTTCATCATCGAGAATACAAAAGAGTTCCCTTGCAGCACTGTCCTGTTACTTCTATTAGTGATAGTTCCACTACTTCCAAAAAGTCCTTGAGATCTTCTATATTTTTCCTTGGCTCCAAACCTCAGGCTGCTGATGCGCTGAAAGTACTACCTCAAATCTCTGCAAACCAAATCTCTCCCACCTTCACTAATCCACACTGTTTTACCCAGGACACTTCTCCTCATCATGTCAGCACACTGCCTGGTCTCTTTTTTATCTGGGTGAAGTCAGGGTGCTCCCTCAAAATGCCTTCCCTACAGGAGTCTTCTCTACCTGCTGATGCCACTTGTATCGCCTCACGCTATGCACAGCTccatcttccttctgcagagctccatGGGAGGGACAgttttcctgctcctttcaTGAGAAAAGGTGACAAACAGGAGAGACTCCTTGCCAGGAAGCCAGAGCCCTGGGTGTTGCTCACTTGGTTCTTACTGGCACTTCACTCAGACTCTGGTTTGGTGCTTTTGGTGCTTTTCTGTGGCtactctttctgcagagaagatcTCAAAAAGACAATGATTTCATAAAAGGTGGTCATAAAGGCCCTGTTGTAGACAACAACGTTTGCCATGAGCTCTGGAGAGAGCCAGGAAGATAGTTAATAAGCACTAGGAATATGCAGGAATCTCAAGGCCTCTTCTGAAGAGcgagcagctctgagcagcaaTGATTGATTGGCCATGTGTAGGGTTCAGAGAGAGGGTCGAGCGATGTCAGTGAGAAACAAGGAAGTGGCTGATGGCTTTAGCAAATCCTGAAACCCTCTCTGAGGccagaaatggaaagcagtggatgtctgagggtggggaagaggaagaggtgTGTCCTGGGAAGATGTCGGGAAGGAAGATCCCTCTTCTGCAAGTCAGGGATGAAAGAAATTCTTCTATGATATGTGCATACCTAGAAAATGGAGAAGGCCCGCTGCTGAGGGTGTCTATCATGCCAGATGAGCTGAccttgctcttttcctgcttcactCCCCGTACTTGGATGGACCTCAGGAAACATCTATGAGTGTGGAGGATGCACAGACCTCCTGGGGTGAAGTTTCATCACTGCGGGGTAAGAGGGAAGGGTATGTGAGACACGTTGTAGTGCAGAGAGAGAGCTGTGCATGTAAGAATTCAAGTGAGCCTGGGGCTAGAGGAGCACATCTTGGGTGCTAGAGGAACATAAACAAGGCTTTGAAAGAAGCCAGGTGGGTTGCAGGGAGCTCAGAGACATTGCCTAACCCTCAGAAAACTACAGCTTTATGTTTGAACAACAGCGAGGACAGACAGTTATCGGTAAACCTTGGCATATCATGGGGTCAGAGTGAGTTGGGGAAGCAGGGGGGGAAAGTTAAAAATCTGCAGAGAAACGATCACTGACATAGGACAGTATAGGACAGCCTGTGGTGGGGAAAGCCAAGGGCTTTGGTAGGGCTGGGACCCAGAACTGAGGTCCTTGTTCTCTTGGCTAGGGCTGCTGTCTTGTGGGCTGAGTGGTCTCCATGTATTTCAGCCCTGGCATGATTGCCTATCTGAagcccccctccatctcctccccatccctggatcTGGTGGTGGCAGTGCTGTACTCGCTGGTGCCTCCAGTTGTGAGCCCTCTCATCTCTAGCATGAGGAACAGGGAGCTCAAAAATGCCCTGAGGAAAGTGATTTCATGGACATTTTTCAATACCAGTAAACTTCCAGTCTTTTTCCACAAGTGACTCCCGTACTAGGCccatgctttcttttattatcGTTGTTGTTATTGCTCTTTGGGGTTTCATGTTCGTAGACCAATACTTGGACTTCCCATACTTCATGTGAAGCATGAACCTCCTCTGTCTCACCTGGAGGACCatataaaaatgtgtctttgtgACACTGGGTCCAAGCTGACTCCCTCATAGCATCTCTGTAACAAAAAGGGATCTTCCCTGTGCACTGCCTGATGGTAGGGCTGTTTTTCCAAGCCTCATGTCAGGAACAGGACCGAGACACTGCACCCCAAAAAGGCCTATTGATCTATGGTTTCAAGGGCAAAAAGCTCATTGTCATCTTGTGATCTGCTAGAGGGGTGGATTTAGGACTCACCTGTTGGTGCCTGGTGACAGTGGAGATGATGAATGGTCACTGAGGTACAAACCCAGCCCTTTCCCACATGTGACAGGGCAGAATTCATCTTCCAGGAGGGGAATCTGTAGCTGCCTGGATATCCCAGGGGATCTGCGGGAACATAGTtatggactcaacgacagatcaatatgatcatagttgaagaccctttactagagcatcagacatcatttttatacattggttacatctgtatatgcgtttagctattttactactggttacacacattattcacacgctgtccacgcgcctagttacacttaatgattggttatatcaacactgtacaagcgcataaacataagacataattggttataaTAACTAAAACATGTGAGAattgtctcagtctaattggtcaagataaactgccgaattgaggttcgttgtgccaagttccctttatcgtggaatgcgcacctgtgttcttctcattgatatctttcttttttgtcttcttttttattctgttcaaggccttctaaaggcgtctggaatgctcttgtgaccgttagctaaatatgttcccacaccggggtacacctgctgtccaTACTGGTGCTCCGGGCTAGAACTGGCCTCCCTACACGATGCTCCAAGATTGGCCAGGCGTCCCTACCTGAcgctccggggtagtactggtACCCCTACTTgtactccggggtacacctagtgtcacaatgggcgcgtgggggtagacccgccctccctacctgaaccTCCGGGGTTGACCTGGTATCCCTATCTGACGCTCTGGGGTAGGCTTGGCCTCCCTACCCACgcgggtggggtagacctggcctccctattTGACCATTGGGGATAGGCCTGGTATCCGTACCTGATCTTCCGCGGTATTTCTGGTACtcctactggtactccagggtacacctgctgtcccaacgggcgcgtgggggtagactCGCTgtccctacctgaccctctgggttaggcctggcatccctacccATGCCaaggtagacctggcctccctaccggcaagGGCAGggttgacctggcctccctactgaTGCGGGCTGGGTAGACctgtcctccctacctgaccctccaGAGTAGGCTTGGCGTCGCTACCTGCACGGATGGGGTAGACCAGGCCTCCCTGTCGTGAAGTGCGGGGTAGACCAGGCCTCCCTGCTGGCGCAGGTGggctagacctggcctccctaccaaCGCGGACGGGGTAGACCaggcctccctacctgaccctctggggtaggcctggcatctCTGCCTGATGCTCctgggtagacctggcctccctacctgatgctctggTATCGGCCAGGCGTCCCTACCTGACTCTCCGGGatagtaccggtacccctactggcACTCAGCGGTACTACCGATACCGCTACTGCTACTCCAGGAACACCTGCTGTCCCAATGGGCGCGCGAGGGTAGAACCGCCATCACTACCTGACAatctggggtaggcctggcatccctacctgaaTCCTGCACGGTGGTACCGGTACCCCTATTGGTAGTCCagggtacacctgctgtccctacagGTGCacggggttagacccgccctccctacctgaccctgTGGGGTCAGCCTGGTATCCCTACatgatgctccggggtaggcctggccTCCCTATCCGCACAGGCAGGGTAGATTTGGCCTCCCTACAGGCAAGGGCAGggttgacctggcctccctacccacGCGGGTGGGGTACACCTGGCCTACCTACcttgacgtgcggaaacagactccacaatcagtgagattcaaaagtaggtatgttcattcagcgctgggcagcacagggggtagtcccaccaaagtcgtaCACacccgactcggcagttcgcttcaagtttatacagtcaagtgttacatattcacaatacgcctatacatatgcatgatCTATCcctgcttcatattaaaatgagttccgagaggtcatttccatagtctcctctcaactgcgcttgcgcagcgcctctttatggtggtcatctggtggtcgcagagataaagatagatgactcctcttcgtcaccgctagtaacctcttttcctgcgcaggctcagtggtttcttggtattcacccaagccgcaagaccagtcttagctggctcttggggcctgctcctgcttctgatcaggaactgtctctaccttattggctggttcttaggaccagctcttcttatcaaggactgtctctatgtcagctaatttcaacaaggtaagcgctaaacatcatctttcatccccctttattatgtctactgcgattcttttgactccccttgtctcagtccccccttttctagaaaacagtaaattcttttactatatctaatCCTAGTATTTCTAGTACATTGATTCCCTATCTAGCGTCCTCTCAAAGTATTTGCTGGACTCGAGTTTTCGTcgtaactgattctttttccgTTCGCTGTAAGAGTCTCCTGTATTCTTACAGCACCAAAAGCCACATCGAACCACTATGCAAAGGaccacagacaaaaaaatgatGATTATTATAGTGACAAACAATTGCTTCAACCATGCaaaatttggcaaccaggaggttaatttttctaatatgtgTGTCAAGCCCCAAAAAGTGTCATCTTGGGAAGCTTCATGTAGTATTCTAGTCTTTTCCCATATCTCTTCAAGATCTGTTTCAATTCATTGGTTTTGATTGATATAGCTACAGCAAGTTTGGTTTATAACTACACATAAGCCCCcttcttttgctaaaagcatGTCCAATCCCATTCTATTTTGGAGTACTACTTTACTTAGGGATTGTATTTCCAGTTGCAGCCCTCGAATCGCATCAGTTGTAGCATTTTCTATAATCTCTAATGTAGCAGATATATTCACGATAGCTTTCTCCAACTCGCTTACCCCTAAAGAGGGGATTAGCCATCAGACAAAACTATGGTACCTAGTACCTCGAATAATTAGTGggttttcagtctgttttacaCGGAGCCAAGGTGTTCTCAAAAACCCTCGGGGAGGTGAAGCTCCCTCGAATATACTGGTCTGAGGTGTAAGGTATCCCCGAACACAGTGTCCCTTCCAGTTCTGGGGTAAACTCTTTCTGGGCCTACCATCCCCACAGAGCCACCAGTATCCGGGCCCTGTGTTGCATCTTGGACCGAGATGCGGCTCCCTTCTGTCTTGTCCTCGCCCCCTCTTTCCTGACCCCCCTCTTTGGTTTCCAGATACAATAGAAACTGATAGTTAAGTTCAGTCCAAGAcgttctaattttcctttatcaaaagtTCCCAGATTTTCCGCAAGGCTACAATTGTCCATGTCTCCCCAAATATTATCTGTAATATTTAAGCAACGGCCAGTAATTAAGACCTCTTTAGGGTCAGGTACTTCCAGATCAAAGCTGGGTCCCCGCTGGGTATTTCCATTTCCATAAAGGCATGATCCATTCCTGTCTGGCCAGTCCTTAGTAAGAGATGTCCAATTTGTGGTCGGGATTCCTAAAAAGGGGAGTTCCATGTTCCCCTGAGGAAGGGGATTGCATACCCAACAGTCTGATAAATTTAGTACTTTCGAGATACTCtctgtcatatttaaataagtatttcgATCCCAAGCCTGCCCCTTGGGCAAGGTCCAACTCAGGAGCATGACAATCAATGTCTTATAAATTTGAGcttcaaaggtcccttttcTTGTGAAGTTCATTGTCCTTTGGGTGCCTTCTTCACCCTAGTGTGATGGATCCAGGCGCTCTGTTCCTTGATCCTAATCACAGTGAAGGAGGTAAGTAATACttgaaatggtccttcccactgcggCTCCAGAGTTTTctctgtaagagactttatatacacataatctcctggttgtatattatgtacaggcccatccaaacctctccctcgagtccctaccacatgcttcctgattttattaagttgcttacctaatgctaccatgtaagaagtcataatttcatccCCCGCTTGTACAGACACCCCTCTCTGTATCCCATGAGGTTGTCCATACAggatttcaaaggggctcagtccttctttcgcccttggtcttgttcgtatacgcagaagggctaaagggagagactgaggccatgtcaaatttgcttcttgtccaaATTtaacaatttgctgtttgattaagtggttcattttttccacttgaccactcgactgggggtgatatggagtatgaagctgccaatctatacctaaatggcggctaatttgttgtactatatttgagacaaaatgtggtcctctgtcagaggatacagttgctggaaccccaaaacatggtattatctcttgtaccagtattttagttacctcccgagctttagccgttcttgttgggaatgcttctggccaacctgaaaaggtatcagttaataccaataaatatcgataccccccttttcttggaagttctgtaaaatcaatttgccattgttgtccaggcccattgccttttccaatctggcccatttctggcttgggggtattcttaggattagtctggaggcaaaggTCATactgttgagtcacctgtctcaccgtggtgtataaatttctagccacaatcTCTCTTATTAAATGTTCatacagagcctctgtcccCCAATGCCTTTTCCTATGCTCCTCCCGAACCAGATGCCACAGTAAGCCAGAGAGAACGATTAGTTTTCcctgtggggtatgagcccaTCCTTCTTCATTATATGACCTTCCTAAATCTGTAATAAGCTTCTGATCATCCCTGGTATCTTCTGGCTTACCTTCTAGGGAGATTTGCCTATCAGGAATTAAGgccccttctatttttacctttgttttggccacttgttttgcctctctgtccaCCAGTTCactccctttttccaaatctgagctcactttctggtgtgccttaatatgcataattgctactttcttagggagctggacagcttccagtaacttcagaatttcttctgcgtgtttaatatttttcccttgggaaCTCaatagtcctctctccttccaaattgctccatgtgcgtgtacaactccaaaggcatattttgagtctgtataaatgttcacaactttgccctgggccaattCCAGGGCGCGGGTtggagcaattatttctgccttctgtgcggaggtgttcatggacaaagcccctgattctattacctcttggctggtggtgacgGCGTATCCCGCGtgtcgattaccatttaggacgtaactgcttccgtctgtgaaccaagtttccccgttttccatggggctgtctttcaggtctgggcgactggcgtatgttgcttcgatggtttccaaacagtcatgatgtaccggttctcttgtgttcccgctgagaaaagaagctgggttaacaatgttagtgactacaatctccacatcatcctgctctaccaatatagcttgatatgTCAGGAATCTTTGTGaagagagccaatgtccaccttttgcttccagtactgctgatactgtgtgagacaccagaacagtcattttctggcccagagtaaacttttGGGCTTCCAGTATGTTCAGTCAaccgcccgcaggcatccaggccaaccttttgcagtcgtgtctaactgcttagagaggtaggcaactgcccgtcgatatggacccaggttttgtgctaatattcccagggcaatgccctgcttctcatgggagtaaagaaggaatggcttactcacatctgggagtTCTAAGGCCCGGGtcgacatcaaagcctttttcagtagctcaaaggctcgttcggtctccttgttccactcaaggtgtttctgctcagtggctgtcaatgcatacagtggtttatcaagcaatccataattatagatccacaatcggcaccaccctgtcattcccagaaaaatccgtaactcttttactgtctgaggtctcCAAGTTTgacatattgcctctttacgggcctgtcccaaagttctttgtcccgcactaatttcatagcccaagtaattcactttgcgttgcattacctgtgcctttttcttggatacccggtaccCCTGGAGTCCCAGGAAATTTAACAGACTCGCCGTCCAcgtcatacaatctttctctgtttttgtggcgatcaggatatcatccacgtactgcaacagcttcccctcctcagacggggcttcccaggattctaagtcttttgcaagctgattgccaaaaatggtaggactgTTCTTAAAaccttgtggcaacaccgtccaattgagctgggtctttcgactagtcttgggtttttttccattcaaatgcaaataagttttggctgg containing:
- the LOC115338022 gene encoding olfactory receptor 14A16-like codes for the protein MSNGSSITQFLLLAFADTWELQLLHFWLFLGIYLAALLANGLIITAIACDHHLHTPMYFFLLNLAFLDLGSISTTVPKAMANSLWDKRVISCAGCVAQVFLLVFVISADCFLLTVMAYDRYAAICKPLHYGTLLGSRACVHMAAAAWGCGFLYAVLHTANTFSLSFCQGNSVDQFFCEIPQILKLSCSDAYLREVGVLAVSVCFTFGCFVFIVLSYGQIFRAVLRIPSEQGRHKAFSTCLPHLAVVSLFVSTGTIPGMIAYLKPPSISSPSLDLVVAVLYSLVPPVVSPLISSMRNRELKNALRKVISWTFFNTSKLPVFFHK